The Streptomyces camelliae genome window below encodes:
- a CDS encoding phospholipase C: protein MRSLGALAGAAALTVLGSNAPGWAAAPASAPGGHSSTATPIKHVVVLFDENISFDHYFATYPKAANTDGTKFTAAKNTPKDIDTLAHAGLLTKNPNQYAPKRLSPAQAMTCDQNHNYGAEQLAYDGGKADQFVQNTEVDKCSGGLFGEPGLVMDYYDGNTVTALWNYAQHYSLGDRSYSSVYGPSTPGALNLISGNTHGAISVDPKTGQQTSTPDPYAVKSPDAKGVGTVINDPDPAYDDCSGKDHTSTNALAAMQGKNIGDLLNAKNLTWGWFQGGFRPSTAWNGTSGSYAKCDTTHTNVGGAAVSDYSPHHNPFSYYKSTANPHHLAPKNVSEIGHNGQANHNYDLTDFSAALKAGKLPAVSFLKAGEYQDGHAGYSDPLDEQHFLVQQINAIQSSPQWKSTAIVVAYDDSDGWYDHAYVTPKNGSTDTSLGSNGKATDSPACQKGPKAAGGYADRCGPGTRQPLLVISPYSKVNKVDHTLTDQASITRFIEDNWHTGRIGDHSFDATAGSLSGLFDFRHPNGKQVLLNSDGSVKSVGPIKYVAPVDTSITPGPAMQNTANATSTSGFPALPVGLGVGALLAAGATGTYLTMRRKQRA, encoded by the coding sequence ATGCGGAGCCTGGGCGCACTCGCGGGCGCCGCTGCGCTCACCGTGCTCGGCAGCAATGCGCCGGGGTGGGCCGCAGCGCCCGCGAGCGCGCCGGGCGGGCACTCCTCGACCGCCACGCCGATCAAGCACGTGGTCGTGCTGTTCGACGAGAACATCTCGTTCGACCACTACTTCGCGACCTACCCGAAGGCCGCCAACACCGACGGTACGAAGTTCACGGCGGCGAAGAACACCCCCAAGGACATCGACACCCTCGCGCACGCGGGCCTGCTGACGAAGAACCCGAACCAGTACGCGCCGAAGCGGCTCTCCCCCGCGCAGGCGATGACCTGCGACCAGAACCACAACTACGGTGCCGAGCAGCTCGCCTACGACGGCGGCAAGGCCGACCAGTTCGTGCAGAACACCGAGGTCGACAAGTGCAGCGGCGGCCTGTTCGGCGAGCCCGGCCTGGTGATGGACTACTACGACGGCAACACCGTCACCGCGCTGTGGAACTACGCCCAGCACTACTCCCTGGGCGACCGCTCCTACAGCTCGGTCTACGGCCCCTCCACGCCCGGCGCGCTGAACCTGATCTCCGGCAACACGCACGGTGCCATCTCCGTCGACCCGAAGACCGGCCAGCAGACCTCGACGCCCGACCCGTACGCCGTGAAGTCCCCCGACGCCAAGGGCGTGGGCACGGTCATCAACGACCCCGACCCGGCCTACGACGACTGCTCCGGCAAGGACCACACCAGCACCAACGCGCTGGCGGCGATGCAGGGCAAGAACATCGGTGACCTGCTCAACGCCAAGAACCTGACCTGGGGCTGGTTCCAGGGCGGCTTCCGGCCGTCGACCGCGTGGAACGGCACCTCGGGCTCCTACGCCAAGTGCGACACCACGCACACCAACGTGGGCGGCGCGGCCGTGTCGGACTACAGCCCGCACCACAACCCGTTCTCGTACTACAAGTCGACGGCCAACCCGCACCACCTGGCCCCGAAGAACGTCTCCGAGATCGGTCACAACGGTCAGGCCAACCACAACTACGACCTGACCGACTTCTCCGCCGCGCTCAAGGCGGGCAAGCTCCCGGCCGTGAGCTTCCTCAAGGCCGGTGAGTACCAGGACGGCCACGCCGGCTACTCCGACCCGCTCGACGAGCAGCACTTCCTCGTCCAGCAGATCAACGCGATCCAGAGCTCGCCGCAGTGGAAGTCCACCGCGATCGTGGTCGCCTACGACGACTCCGACGGCTGGTACGACCACGCCTACGTCACCCCGAAGAACGGCTCCACGGACACCTCGCTCGGCTCCAACGGCAAGGCGACGGACAGCCCCGCCTGCCAGAAGGGCCCGAAGGCGGCCGGCGGCTACGCGGACCGCTGCGGCCCCGGCACCCGCCAGCCGCTGCTCGTCATCTCGCCGTACAGCAAGGTGAACAAGGTCGACCACACGCTGACCGACCAGGCGTCCATCACCCGCTTCATCGAGGACAACTGGCACACCGGCCGCATCGGCGACCACTCCTTCGACGCCACGGCGGGCTCTCTGTCCGGCCTGTTCGACTTCCGGCACCCGAACGGCAAGCAGGTGCTGCTGAACTCCGACGGCTCGGTCAAGTCCGTCGGCCCGATCAAGTACGTCGCCCCGGTGGACACCAGCATCACCCCGGGTCCGGCGATGCAGAACACGGCCAACGCGACCAGCACCTCCGGCTTCCCGGCCCTTCCGGTCGGCCTCGGCGTGGGCGCCCTGCTGGCCGCGGGCGCGACCGGCACGTACCTGACGATGCGCCGCAAGCAGCGCGCCTGA